The nucleotide sequence AGCGAAAGCCTTGCTTgtttgctgccgctgctacTCGCTATTTTGATGCGAGTCTCTGCTGAGCATCAGGTGGAGTGGTGAGCTGAGTTGCCCTGCCGTGGCCGTGAATGACCGCTGtagcagctggaggagaagggacGCTGTCCAGAGGTCCCTGCTGACCTCACAACGGTGTGCATCTCGAGCTCATCATCGCCCTgatcgctgcggccgctcaCGTCTGTGCTCACAAAACGCGGAGAGCCACCCCGATCACTGCATTCCTCCTCTGTTTCCTCGTCCCTTTTTGTGCCtctttgcgcgtgtgcatgtgcatatGCGCACCCCTTTCGATTCTACCCTCTCTTCACTTGATgggctgctgcaccgtgtGCGGTATGCGCGCTAGGCTACAGGGGCCGCACCTCCATCGCCGACTGCTATCGACCTCTCTttttgtctctctcgcttcgtTAGCTGCGTTAGCGAAAAGCCTGCAAAGGCACTTGACAGCTGGACCGCGTCCTCCGCTCTTCATGTGTATCCAAGAGAAAAAGCGAACTCACACCACCGCAACCATCATGGCGTACACAGATGCGGAGGCCGCAGCAGatgtggcggcgatgcggcgctaCGCAGAGGAGGCACGCGCCGGCTCCTCTGCCCTGAGCGATCTCACCTACGCTGAGCGGCAGGCAAtgctgcgcgcggtggcCAAGGCGCTGCAGACCAACGAGGCCCGCATTCTCGAAGCGAATCGGGAAGACATGGCAGCGGCCAAGGCGAACGCGCTTGCAGACccgctgctgaagcggtTGGAGCTGACGCCGAGCAAGCTGGCCACGCTAATAGAAGGAATCTCGACCTTGGCGGACATGCCGGACCCGATCGGGCAGATTATTTCTGCTCGTGAGCTGGACAACGACCTGCTGTTGCTGAAGCAGACAGCCCCGATTGGGGTGGTACTAGTTGTATTTGAGTCCCGCCCTGAAAGTCTCCCGCAGatcgcctctctcgccctctgcTCCGGAAACGGGCTTCTTCTCAAGGGTGGGCGCGAGGGGGAGCACTCGAACGCGGTGCTGCATGACTTGATTGTCTCAGCTGTGGAGTCCAGCACACAGGGACGCGTGCCGCGAGGGATAATCGGCCTCGTTACGAATCGCGCTGATGTATACAGCCTTCTGCAGCTGGATGCGCACATTGATCTCGTCGTGCCTCGCGGAAGCAACGCGATGGTGCAAAACATCCAGCGCTCCACCCGCATTCCGGTGCTGGGCCACGCCGATGGCATCTGCCACGTATACGTGCACAAGGACGCAGATGTggacgcggcgctggcggtggcgatcGATGCGAAGCTGAACTATCCGGCAGCGTGCAACGCGgcagagacgctgctgctgcaccgcgatCTTCTCCACTCCCCCGCGCATGGCACCACAGCGGCGCAGTTCCTTGTCAATGGCATGACGGAGGCGGGTGTGTCCTTCTACGCCGGCCCGCAGGCCATCGCTGCGGGGCTGGCAAGTGAGCCGGCGGCTTCTCTTCACACGGAGTACGGCGATGCGCACATGACAGTGGAGGTTGTGGACGACTTGGCTGCGGCTATCGCGCACGTGAACCGATACGGCTCGCACCACACAGACGCCATTCTCACCGTTGACaaggctgccgcagcggagtTTCAGCGGCGGGTCGAGAGCGCCTGTGTGTTCCACAACTGCTCTACTCGCTTCGCTGACGGGTTCAGGTTCGGCCTCGGTGCGGAGGTGGGCATCAGCACCGCCCGCATTCACGCTCGCGGCCCAGTCGGTGTTGAGGGACTGCTGACCCAAAAATGGGTCTTGAAGCCGATGACGTCGTCGCCTCAGGCGAcggaggacggcgccgctgcagctgcggccaaCGCGCCGtacgcgacggtggcggagTTCCAGAAGGGGCAGCGTG is from Leishmania infantum JPCM5 genome chromosome 32 and encodes:
- a CDS encoding pyrroline-5-carboxylate synthetase-like protein, with product MAYTDAEAAADVAAMRRYAEEARAGSSALSDLTYAERQAMLRAVAKALQTNEARILEANREDMAAAKANALADPLLKRLELTPSKLATLIEGISTLADMPDPIGQIISARELDNDLLLLKQTAPIGVVLVVFESRPESLPQIASLALCSGNGLLLKGGREGEHSNAVLHDLIVSAVESSTQGRVPRGIIGLVTNRADVYSLLQLDAHIDLVVPRGSNAMVQNIQRSTRIPVLGHADGICHVYVHKDADVDAALAVAIDAKLNYPAACNAAETLLLHRDLLHSPAHGTTAAQFLVNGMTEAGVSFYAGPQAIAAGLASEPAASLHTEYGDAHMTVEVVDDLAAAIAHVNRYGSHHTDAILTVDKAAAAEFQRRVESACVFHNCSTRFADGFRFGLGAEVGISTARIHARGPVGVEGLLTQKWVLKPMTSSPQATEDGAAAAAANAPYATVAEFQKGQRVFTHKDVTRKLQDEAAGLRLQA